The Poecilia reticulata strain Guanapo linkage group LG4, Guppy_female_1.0+MT, whole genome shotgun sequence genomic interval CATTGTGATGATACACACATATGCACCGTTCctggcaacaaaaaaataataattcatacACTTTGAACATTAAACCTATGTAGGTGTTGCAACCACAATTGTTAGTGTACAACTCAAAATATTCAGTTGAACCATCACAATAGTCACACCATCCCCACAGTTCTacatggtggtagcagcatcatgctgtggggaagctAGTAAGAGTTGATAGATGAGTACAGCAAAAtcctaaaagaaaatctgagagGTTGCAAAGGacaatgaaatggtttagatcaaattgAGTtacaatggcccagtcaaagtgcagatataaatccaattgagaatctgtggctaGACTTAGAGAGTGGTGTTTACTGGTTTTCTAATTTGACTGAGAAGATTtacatttctacatttcaaaGCTGATAAATATACTTCAAGAGCCCTGCAGCTGTATTTGCAGATGGCCTTTCTTGAAAagatgcatgccacacttttcactttttgctgAAGTATTCGAAAACCAAATCCTACTATAATCTGCTGACATTTTTGGCTACTATATCACAAAattggaaaaagttcaaggggtatgaataattttgcagaTTGAAAATTAAGTCTGAGCAAGACGCATCTTATTGTAATGCAGCTGAATTGGTTTGtattttcctattttcttcCCAGGGACAACCAGGATTACCCGGCAGACTCAGACATAAACAAATACAATCTGAGTCAGGACCCAATCTACCAACTGAGCAAAGGCAAAAGTCCAGACCCGGTTCAAGGCACAGGCTGAAAAATTCTCCGGATTCTCCTAATCTACTAAAAGCAGATGAACAGAAGGTTGCACAAGCTCTCTTGTCATATAGACGCTGAATGTGTTGAATgatctttctgtctgtctgtcaacCACTGGAGTTTCATTTGTAAGAAGGTTACTGACTCCTCTGCAGCAGAGTCGGTTGATGTCACGGAGACGGTCGGAAGATGAGCAAGCTGAGGAGTCCTCCAGCTTGCCGTTGGGAACAAAAGATGATCCAGGTACCACCTGCCACGAACTGAAACTTATCCATCCACACCTGGAAGATGGTGAGCACCTGTAGGGCTTCAGAGTCATCAAATTCAACAATATGTGTCTGTTATAGGACTGATgaggttttctgtttcaaattatTCTGAGCGACCAGGTTATTTTTATATGGACCCCAATCAAGGCTGTGCGTGTGATGCAGTGAGAGTCTTCTGTAACTTCACAGCCGGAGGAGCAACCTGCATAGATCCTCAACATTCACAGGTATGTCAGAGGAATAAGTGCTAACCCATAAAAGGTGTGTGAAACGTATGTATAAGTTTAAATATCTACTTTGCATCCATTTAAATGAGTGTCATTTCCGCAGatcaaaatgaatttgaaaCCAGACATGAAGTCAGGAATGCCGGTGCAGTGGTTTACTCTTCAGTACAACAAACACGAAGTGAGTCTCTGAACTTTTCTTGAATAATCTGGATAAATGAATAATTGCttcttttgtctctttcctctgcatttcttttgttctctgtttttggACAGTTTGAGTATACTACTGTGGACATTGTACAGCTGAGGTTTCTGAGGTTCCACAGTCACACTTCCTTCCAGCATATCACTCTCAGATGTGCAGGAAATCAGTCCAGTCCCACCTCCACAGCAGGTTTAGCCAAGTGGATTGTAAAGTTGCAGGGGGATTCTGGCAAAATCATCGACACACGCTTCATTGCGGCTTCCAGGAAAACCTGTGaggtaagagaaaaaaaaaatcagcaattcCTGCAGTTGAAAAggcattattttttacatatatgaATCCATGTCAAGACAGATAAAACATACAGTGATATGCAAGCAACATAGACTACCCAGGCACACCATCTATTTCTTTGTGCTTCTATTTAAAAGAATTACAATGCTAATTTTAAAAAGGCcttaaatgtgaataaatgacGGATAAAGATATTGTAATTAAAAGGTGAGGTTTCTGGATTGTCAAGAACGTGAACACACGAGATCCAGTAGCAATGAAGAAAAGCCTGGACCATCTCCTTCTGAGAAGTGAGCTACCACTAGTGCAGAGCTTGAATTGATAGCAAATAGTTGTGAATGCACAGAAAATGTCACTGAGACAAGAAGACCAGAAAAGAAGCCACTTCTGTCCTTGATAAAAAGCTTCCCACCTTGAAGTGCATGGATTCACGGAAGGAAACTAGTGAAAGGTTATTTTCTCTGAGGAATCCACCTTCTGTGTCTGGAGAAGAAAAAGTCTGTGTTGCCATAAGCAGTGAAATATCTTTCCTCAATCGTTGTGCAGATTGTTTCTAGTGTCATAATGTGGGTTTCTTTACAATTCTGATTGATTATACTGAGACGAATGAAGATTGGAATCATAACATCCCTCAAGACCAGCTTCATTTTGGAATCAAATTGGCTGAAGCCATCTTATAAATACAGTCCAGTCTCAAAAAGTAAATGGATGTGCAGAaggaaacaatttgttttttcataagttaaaaagaaatggtTGACAATGTCTATGTTGGCTTTTTGGTCACATTTGGTATATTTGAATAAATGGTTTTGAGACAAATtcaatagtttgttttttgtcaccatTATAGCATGGAAAGAACAATCTGGAAATGCTTTAAAAACCTTTCCTCATGTACATGTTTGTTGAACAAAGTCAAcatctttccttttcatttgtttttctaggTGCAGATGGTGGTGAAGGTTCGAGGTAGCACAGAGTTGCATCGAGGGGATATGGAGTTACTTCCTCTCAGGGATTTGGGAATAGAGTTGAGCAGAACACCCAGCAGTATCTCTGAGATCTCTGTAGTTTTGGGACCTCTCTGCTTCTTGTGAGCAGTATATTATGTATAGGATTATGTTCCTCATGGCTCAATAAAATTCTGCAAGTTATGTTATACAATCCATATTGTATATGTCAGGTGTGTAATTTAGTTAAATGTGATttagtttgagctgtttttgtatatttcatAAGAATTTATTTGGATGTAAAGGTATTATTTGCTGAAATACATCATTGTTTGATATTTGTTTGATTGTGtagttatatatataattctCCACTTACATTAGTAAATTTAATCTGGATATacattttatgtataaaaagtGCTCACAATGTGATGAGCTTGGACTTTCTGATGTTTGCTTCACTGTTTGAAGTTGTTCCTTGTTTGTGCACACAGTCTTGTtcaataaagctgattctgtttttatcttctttaaACCACCTCATGTTACATCTGAATGTATAAAAGGGTTTTGTCTAATTCAATGggaagatatttaaaatctcatgttttgtttttaaataaagaattaatctttttttcaatcattaaaaatataacatccTTATATTGTAACTTCATTTTATTGCCACAATACTGTTAAGTGTTTCATTCCAGTCCAAAAACATATAACATCCATACATTCATGGAAAAGATTAGAaactttctgcagctgttttacaAAAGGTAAATCCttaattaaaatcatttctagatttttttttttttttttagtaaagtgGTTTGTGGAATGtattcaattaaatattttgaagtgaACCTTTACCTTGTTGGTGACCAACAATTGTCCAGACGAAAGACAAATTTATGTTCGTAAACTTATTCGAATAGAAATGATAGGTTTTAGGTCAATGTCAAtcacatacttaaaaaaaatgcagtaccAACATATGAATGCCTTTaacataaatgtcttttttactggTGTTTATATTTGTTCCATTATACTCTGTGACAGCCTGATAAAAACCAGTTGGgattgcataaaaatgttttctctcgCTCCTCTTTTGAAACCCCGTTCCTCCCCCGCTGCCGTTCTCGGTGACGTCAAAAGGAGGAGAGATTTCGGCCAATCACCATCGGGTATCCGGCTCATCATCTAGTCAGCGTTTGCATCATGGAGTAGGTGAACTCACGTTGTCGATATTAGATTGAGACAGCTGCCTCTCTGTTTAGTAGCCTGGAAAAGCTTTGACAGCGAGGACCAGGCTGCGGAAGCGAGTAAGTAAGTGAGGAAGTCGACATTTTTACATGTCTGATATGTGTCAGGTCGCCTGTGGTTGACCATAGAAAGCTAATTTGACTAGCTCTGTCATTCATACAGCAGCGATATTGTTTCAGCAGCAGTGAGCTAGGCTATGTTAGTTGTCCATTTGTAACTGCATGTTATCTTCGATAAACTGGCGGAAGGTAATTAGTTAGTTATCTCTGTGTCCGCTGTTGAGAGGCTGCTCATGTGAGAGTGATTTCATTGTGAACTGAGTTTGCTTTGTCCGTCATTTAAAATCCTCCTCATTCCTTTCACTGGCATGTGAGGAGTAATGTATTTGCTAACTTGGCTTCTTTGTGGCATTTAACCTCTCTATTTCAGAGCTGCCTCAAATAAAT includes:
- the LOC103464079 gene encoding collagen alpha-2(XI) chain-like isoform X3, producing MFYRDLMAKKGGLDLLEHLGNQQGLNGLDGLLGVDGNEGYPGTIGLRGAPGAPGSLGETGKSGPLGIRGHPGAIGVKGKTGPKGANGPLGPVGPNGIPGLRGEKGETGSVGTEGFLGEIGIPGPVGPLGPKGNPGLQGLKGQTGQKGNRGHLGAYGPSGQIGSPGLTGHLGKKGVKGVQGKRGPKGAEGKPGPPGQPGLPGRLRHKQIQSESGPNLPTEQRQKSRPGSRHRLKNSPDSPNLLKADEQKQSRLMSRRRSEDEQAEESSSLPLGTKDDPGTTCHELKLIHPHLEDERPGYFYMDPNQGCACDAVRVFCNFTAGGATCIDPQHSQIKMNLKPDMKSGMPVQWFTLQYNKHEFEYTTVDIVQLRFLRFHSHTSFQHITLRCAGNQSSPTSTAGLAKWIVKLQGDSGKIIDTRFIAASRKTCEVQMVVKVRGSTELHRGDMELLPLRDLGIELSRTPSSISEISVVLGPLCFL
- the LOC103464079 gene encoding collagen alpha-2(XI) chain-like isoform X2, whose amino-acid sequence is MGARGQKGAKGEPGKHGAVGTVGKLGFVGSPGSKGRSGPAGLPGSPGPKGSQGPKGKIGQAGRKGTKGAPGKTGSDGQKGRPGPPGTPGKPGLNGLDGLLGVDGNEGYPGTIGLRGAPGAPGSLGETGKSGPLGIRGHPGAIGVKGKTGPKGANGPLGPVGPNGIPGLRGEKGETGSVGTEGFLGEIGIPGPVGPLGPKGNPGLQGLKGQTGQKGNRGHLGAYGPSGQIGSPGLTGHLGKKGVKGVQGKRGPKGAEGKPGPPGQPGLPGRLRHKQIQSESGPNLPTEQRQKSRPGSRHRLKNSPDSPNLLKADEQKQSRLMSRRRSEDEQAEESSSLPLGTKDDPGTTCHELKLIHPHLEDGYFYMDPNQGCACDAVRVFCNFTAGGATCIDPQHSQIKMNLKPDMKSGMPVQWFTLQYNKHEFEYTTVDIVQLRFLRFHSHTSFQHITLRCAGNQSSPTSTAGLAKWIVKLQGDSGKIIDTRFIAASRKTCEVQMVVKVRGSTELHRGDMELLPLRDLGIELSRTPSSISEISVVLGPLCFL
- the LOC103464079 gene encoding collagen alpha-2(XI) chain-like isoform X4 yields the protein MAKKGGLDLLEHLGNQQGLNGLDGLLGVDGNEGYPGTIGLRGAPGAPGSLGETGKSGPLGIRGHPGAIGVKGKTGPKGANGPLGPVGPNGIPGLRGEKGETGSVGTEGFLGEIGIPGPVGPLGPKGNPGLQGLKGQTGQKGNRGHLGAYGPSGQIGSPGLTGHLGKKGVKGVQGKRGPKGAEGKPGPPGQPGLPGRLRHKQIQSESGPNLPTEQRQKSRPGSRHRLKNSPDSPNLLKADEQKQSRLMSRRRSEDEQAEESSSLPLGTKDDPGTTCHELKLIHPHLEDERPGYFYMDPNQGCACDAVRVFCNFTAGGATCIDPQHSQIKMNLKPDMKSGMPVQWFTLQYNKHEFEYTTVDIVQLRFLRFHSHTSFQHITLRCAGNQSSPTSTAGLAKWIVKLQGDSGKIIDTRFIAASRKTCEVQMVVKVRGSTELHRGDMELLPLRDLGIELSRTPSSISEISVVLGPLCFL
- the LOC103464079 gene encoding collagen alpha-2(XI) chain-like isoform X1, whose translation is MGARGQKGAKGEPGKHGAVGTVGKLGFVGSPGSKGRSGPAGLPGSPGPKGSQGPKGKIGQAGRKGTKGAPGKTGSDGQKGRPGPPGTPGKPGLNGLDGLLGVDGNEGYPGTIGLRGAPGAPGSLGETGKSGPLGIRGHPGAIGVKGKTGPKGANGPLGPVGPNGIPGLRGEKGETGSVGTEGFLGEIGIPGPVGPLGPKGNPGLQGLKGQTGQKGNRGHLGAYGPSGQIGSPGLTGHLGKKGVKGVQGKRGPKGAEGKPGPPGQPGLPGRLRHKQIQSESGPNLPTEQRQKSRPGSRHRLKNSPDSPNLLKADEQKQSRLMSRRRSEDEQAEESSSLPLGTKDDPGTTCHELKLIHPHLEDERPGYFYMDPNQGCACDAVRVFCNFTAGGATCIDPQHSQIKMNLKPDMKSGMPVQWFTLQYNKHEFEYTTVDIVQLRFLRFHSHTSFQHITLRCAGNQSSPTSTAGLAKWIVKLQGDSGKIIDTRFIAASRKTCEVQMVVKVRGSTELHRGDMELLPLRDLGIELSRTPSSISEISVVLGPLCFL